One part of the Salinimonas iocasae genome encodes these proteins:
- the ftsY gene encoding signal recognition particle-docking protein FtsY, with amino-acid sequence MSKLFGWFRKNKQQDKKTEKQQSEQPSDAKRSSEEQVDSPERDSSPERDSSPERDSSPERESAAEAGDAAKHVTAPDLEQSPENILATDSEAFTGDSESAENSTATHGETPSEKLPETAFEQPGTDAESDQLDDSQHEQPASSDEKENAEREELVETPASESHTAEPEPEPEPEPEPEPEPEPEPEPEPEPEPEPEPEPEPEPEPEPVKEPAPKEKPKKLSLFARLKESLSRTRVNLGSGFVSLFKGKAIDDDLYEELETQLLIADVGMNTTQTIIDKLTDSAKRSQLKDAEALLDILKEQMRGMLHEVQAPLSEKMAAHDPSQGPFVILMVGVNGVGKTTTIGKLAKQFQQDGKRVMLAAGDTFRAAAVEQLQVWGERNSIPVIAQPTGSDSASVLYDALEAAKSRKMDVLIADTAGRLQNKNNLMEELKKVVRVMKKLNPEAPHEVMLTLDAGTGQNAVSQAKLFNEAVGLTGLTLTKLDGTAKGGVIFSIADQFKIPIRYIGVGEGIDDLRTFNGDEFIDALFSEAEGRE; translated from the coding sequence ATGTCGAAACTTTTTGGCTGGTTCCGTAAGAACAAGCAACAAGATAAAAAAACTGAAAAACAGCAGTCTGAACAACCGAGTGATGCTAAGCGCTCTTCTGAAGAACAGGTGGACAGCCCTGAGCGGGACAGTAGCCCGGAGCGGGATAGCAGCCCTGAGCGGGATAGCAGCCCTGAGCGCGAAAGCGCTGCTGAGGCCGGCGATGCGGCAAAGCACGTCACCGCACCTGACCTTGAGCAAAGCCCTGAGAATATTCTGGCCACTGATAGTGAAGCATTCACCGGCGATTCAGAAAGCGCGGAGAATAGTACAGCCACGCACGGTGAAACGCCGAGCGAAAAGCTACCAGAAACAGCTTTTGAGCAGCCCGGAACAGATGCTGAATCAGATCAGCTGGATGATTCACAGCACGAACAGCCAGCTTCTTCTGATGAGAAGGAAAACGCTGAACGTGAAGAATTGGTTGAGACGCCGGCGTCTGAGTCACACACTGCAGAGCCAGAGCCAGAGCCAGAGCCAGAGCCAGAGCCAGAGCCAGAGCCAGAGCCAGAGCCAGAGCCAGAGCCAGAGCCAGAGCCAGAGCCAGAGCCAGAGCCAGAGCCAGAGCCAGAGCCAGAGCCAGTAAAAGAGCCCGCCCCCAAAGAGAAGCCTAAGAAACTGTCTTTGTTTGCGCGCCTCAAAGAGAGCCTGTCGCGTACCCGGGTCAACCTGGGCAGTGGCTTTGTCAGTCTGTTTAAAGGCAAGGCGATTGATGATGACCTGTACGAAGAGCTGGAAACACAACTGCTAATCGCAGATGTTGGTATGAATACCACTCAAACTATCATCGATAAGCTCACCGACAGTGCTAAGCGCTCGCAACTCAAAGATGCAGAAGCGTTGCTGGATATTCTCAAAGAGCAGATGCGAGGCATGCTACATGAAGTGCAGGCACCGCTGAGTGAAAAGATGGCAGCGCATGACCCCAGTCAGGGACCGTTCGTTATTTTGATGGTTGGTGTAAATGGGGTGGGGAAAACCACGACTATCGGTAAACTTGCCAAACAGTTTCAGCAGGATGGCAAACGGGTCATGCTGGCTGCAGGCGATACATTCCGGGCCGCCGCTGTTGAGCAGCTTCAGGTCTGGGGTGAGCGTAATTCAATACCCGTAATTGCGCAGCCTACCGGCTCAGACAGTGCTTCTGTACTCTATGATGCGCTGGAGGCCGCTAAGTCTCGTAAAATGGATGTGCTTATTGCCGACACTGCTGGTCGCCTTCAGAACAAAAATAATTTGATGGAAGAGCTGAAGAAAGTAGTCAGGGTGATGAAAAAGCTTAACCCTGAGGCGCCGCATGAGGTCATGCTGACATTAGATGCGGGGACTGGCCAGAATGCAGTTAGCCAGGCAAAACTGTTTAATGAAGCCGTAGGCCTGACAGGATTAACACTGACTAAACTTGACGGCACCGCCAAAGGTGGTGTCATATTCTCTATTGCCGACCAGTTTAAAATTCCGATCCGTTATATCGGTGTCGGGGAAGGCATTGATGATTTGCGTACGTTTAACGGCGATGAGTTTATTGACGCGCTGTTCAGTGAGGCTGAAGGCCGCGAGTAA
- the pepB gene encoding aminopeptidase PepB, whose protein sequence is MTDFQVSLSTDAAAQQWGDKAPLSMHENGAVIHIGDASDVSATIGQAARTIDTLNIKRVALTGNWDFEQQWAFAMSYTRARDAGQITWADNDDKSRLEQHYQAMRFTRKLVNDTPEDLSPENLATRAADWIKDLGGDKVSVDMIVGEDLQKAGWTGIYNVGRGSERPPVMLEVDYNPTGNPDAQVDAVLVGKGITFDSGGYSIKSSEGMLDMKCDMGGAATVTGALGLGIMQGLQKRVKLLLCCAENLISGHAYKLGDVLTYKNGETVEIVNTDAEGRLVLADGLIRAEETGAPLIIDAATLTGAAMVAMGKDYHAVFSMDDDARDKMLASAKAENERFWPLPLEPFHKSRCPSSFASTANSTSQKGGGAGGASNAAGFLSRFVNPQGKGWVHLDLAAAYHGSASAQMPVGATAKGIRSIARMLADF, encoded by the coding sequence ATGACAGATTTTCAGGTATCTCTTTCTACAGATGCGGCGGCTCAGCAATGGGGCGACAAAGCGCCGCTAAGCATGCATGAAAACGGTGCAGTAATTCACATCGGTGATGCCAGCGATGTCAGTGCCACGATCGGCCAGGCGGCCAGAACAATTGATACCCTTAACATCAAGCGTGTAGCGCTTACCGGTAACTGGGATTTTGAGCAGCAGTGGGCGTTTGCAATGAGTTACACCCGCGCCCGCGACGCTGGTCAGATTACCTGGGCAGATAATGATGACAAATCCAGACTGGAGCAACATTATCAGGCGATGCGCTTTACCCGTAAGCTGGTAAACGATACGCCGGAGGATTTATCACCCGAGAATCTGGCAACCCGCGCTGCAGATTGGATCAAGGATTTAGGTGGCGACAAAGTCTCTGTCGATATGATTGTGGGTGAAGATCTGCAAAAAGCTGGCTGGACAGGTATTTACAATGTCGGACGCGGCAGTGAACGTCCACCGGTTATGCTCGAGGTAGATTACAATCCCACAGGAAATCCTGATGCGCAGGTAGATGCTGTGCTGGTAGGTAAAGGTATCACTTTTGACAGTGGTGGTTATTCTATCAAATCCAGTGAGGGGATGCTGGATATGAAATGCGATATGGGTGGTGCTGCCACCGTAACCGGCGCATTAGGCCTTGGTATTATGCAGGGTCTGCAAAAGCGTGTGAAACTACTGCTTTGCTGTGCAGAAAACCTGATAAGCGGGCATGCATACAAACTGGGTGACGTGCTGACCTACAAAAATGGTGAGACGGTAGAAATTGTTAATACGGATGCTGAAGGACGTCTTGTCCTGGCTGACGGCCTGATTCGCGCAGAAGAAACCGGCGCACCGCTAATCATTGATGCGGCCACACTTACTGGTGCGGCAATGGTTGCGATGGGTAAAGATTATCACGCTGTATTCAGTATGGATGACGATGCTCGCGACAAAATGCTGGCCAGCGCTAAAGCTGAAAACGAGCGTTTCTGGCCACTACCTCTTGAGCCGTTCCACAAGTCACGCTGCCCGTCCTCTTTTGCCAGTACAGCAAACAGTACATCACAAAAAGGTGGCGGCGCCGGCGGTGCATCTAATGCAGCCGGGTTTCTTTCCCGTTTTGTAAATCCGCAGGGCAAAGGATGGGTGCATCTGGACCTGGCGGCAGCTTATCATGGTAGTGCTTCAGCACAGATGCCAGTGGGCGCTACGGCGAAGGGAATCAGAAGTATCGCACGCATGCTGGCCGATTTTTAA
- a CDS encoding YjaG family protein — translation MAQTKLNTFGRVRTLEGWKAIAFSAALLERMLPNYQLFCETTGYDDEGACRHCLDLIWESLRSPKSRINFGLQLDKVEEATPDTQQYDFYGVYPAIDAAVALAATVNLIIGQDEQGAVVVSKLSQGSVEAYLLLTGEATDETVKRHPLMTFEIDVQQELLDILSDCRQNADTAKKLRELALEAGISNIGLEL, via the coding sequence ATGGCTCAGACAAAGCTGAATACATTTGGACGGGTACGTACCCTGGAAGGCTGGAAAGCCATTGCGTTTAGTGCCGCTTTACTTGAACGCATGCTGCCTAATTATCAATTATTTTGTGAAACTACCGGTTACGACGACGAAGGTGCCTGTCGTCATTGTCTGGACCTGATATGGGAATCGCTGCGCAGTCCGAAAAGCCGTATCAATTTCGGTTTGCAACTGGACAAGGTGGAAGAAGCTACGCCAGACACCCAGCAATATGACTTTTACGGCGTGTATCCGGCGATTGATGCTGCCGTCGCGCTGGCTGCCACTGTTAATCTGATTATCGGGCAGGATGAACAGGGCGCTGTGGTAGTGAGTAAGCTATCGCAAGGATCCGTTGAAGCGTATCTGCTATTAACGGGCGAGGCTACCGATGAAACAGTCAAACGTCATCCTTTGATGACGTTTGAAATTGACGTTCAGCAAGAGCTTTTGGATATACTCAGCGATTGTCGGCAAAACGCGGACACAGCAAAGAAACTACGTGAACTTGCGCTTGAGGCTGGTATTTCGAATATCGGGCTGGAGCTTTAG
- the rsmD gene encoding 16S rRNA (guanine(966)-N(2))-methyltransferase RsmD, which produces MKRVRKKSHSGRPSTGQVRVIGGQWRGRKLPVSDALGLRPTTDRNKETLFNWLMHQTTDARCLDVFAGSGGLGIEALSRYAACCLFFEKDKEAARQLESNLATLNANGKVLQGDALALLGEQSGPFDIVFVDPPFKFDLVKPTLALIQQNNLVCAGSVIYLEQEPDAPLPELPGHWQVTKHKQSSGLQYLLIEVLPT; this is translated from the coding sequence ATGAAGCGAGTGCGTAAAAAATCTCATTCAGGCAGGCCGTCAACCGGGCAGGTTCGGGTCATTGGCGGGCAGTGGCGCGGGCGTAAATTGCCTGTTTCTGACGCCCTGGGCCTACGTCCTACAACCGACAGAAACAAAGAAACGCTGTTTAACTGGTTAATGCATCAAACAACTGATGCCCGTTGCCTGGATGTATTCGCAGGTAGCGGAGGGCTGGGGATTGAAGCCTTATCCCGCTATGCAGCATGTTGTTTGTTTTTTGAAAAAGACAAAGAAGCGGCGCGTCAGTTAGAGAGTAACCTCGCAACCCTTAATGCTAATGGAAAGGTGCTTCAGGGTGATGCGCTGGCACTATTGGGCGAGCAGTCCGGGCCATTTGATATTGTTTTTGTCGACCCGCCGTTTAAGTTTGATTTGGTTAAACCAACACTGGCACTTATTCAGCAAAATAATCTGGTCTGTGCAGGTAGTGTTATCTACCTTGAGCAGGAGCCTGACGCGCCTCTGCCTGAGCTACCCGGTCACTGGCAGGTTACAAAGCATAAGCAGTCTTCCGGGTTGCAGTATCTGCTGATTGAAGTGCTACCGACCTAA
- a CDS encoding helix-turn-helix domain-containing protein, with product MSLMNVEEVAAFLGVQESRVERLERESLLTAKDKDEQGRPLFERSQVESYKSLAERLGGL from the coding sequence ATGTCGTTAATGAATGTAGAAGAGGTCGCAGCGTTTTTAGGGGTGCAGGAAAGTCGTGTGGAACGGTTGGAGCGCGAAAGCTTACTCACAGCTAAAGATAAGGACGAGCAGGGCCGGCCGCTGTTTGAGAGAAGCCAGGTAGAAAGTTACAAATCTTTGGCTGAACGCCTCGGCGGATTGTAG
- a CDS encoding YhgN family NAAT transporter, producing the protein MDTWSAAVMLFLIMDPLGNLPVFMSVLKTIEPKRRRFILVRELLLALFILFVFLFSGQAVLDFLNVQQETVSIAGGIILFLIALKMIFPQSGNPLGLAVGEEPFLVPLAIPMIAGPSTLAALILLSNQNPDRMVDWSLALGAAWSISAIILLFSGLFHRVLGERGLTAMERLMGMILVMIAIQMFLDGIGQYFTHTSGML; encoded by the coding sequence ATGGATACCTGGTCTGCCGCGGTCATGCTGTTCCTAATCATGGATCCTCTGGGCAATTTGCCGGTGTTCATGTCTGTGCTAAAAACCATTGAGCCCAAGCGCAGACGGTTCATCCTCGTGCGCGAGCTGTTACTGGCATTATTCATTCTGTTTGTCTTTTTATTCAGCGGCCAGGCTGTGCTCGACTTTTTAAATGTTCAGCAGGAAACGGTCAGTATCGCTGGTGGCATTATTCTTTTTCTTATTGCGCTGAAGATGATATTTCCTCAGTCGGGAAATCCGCTTGGGCTGGCCGTGGGCGAAGAGCCTTTTCTGGTTCCGCTGGCAATTCCCATGATAGCCGGGCCTTCTACGCTGGCTGCGCTAATTTTACTTTCAAATCAAAACCCTGACCGCATGGTGGACTGGTCGCTGGCGCTCGGTGCTGCCTGGTCCATCAGTGCAATCATTCTTTTGTTTTCTGGTCTCTTCCATCGTGTGTTAGGAGAGCGCGGCTTGACAGCAATGGAAAGATTAATGGGCATGATTTTGGTAATGATCGCGATTCAGATGTTCTTAGATGGAATCGGTCAGTACTTTACACATACATCAGGAATGCTTTAA